A single Bosea sp. PAMC 26642 DNA region contains:
- a CDS encoding ABC transporter substrate-binding protein: MNRLLASACLLPLLASPTLAQSITVAVAADIRSNNPGVNRDDNTDDFALQLVEGLVGYSEGGVATPLLAEKVETSTDGKTYTFTLRQGIKFHNGAEMTSADVLWSWNRYMDPKTDWRCTSEFDGRSGLKVEEVTAPDAKTVVMKIAQPNALFLDSLARTDCAMTAVLHKDSVKADGSWDKPIGTGPFKFGEWKRGEYFTMTAFDGYTSPKEGPKDGYVGGKRPLLKEVKFLIVKDPATVKAGLTSGALDMAEILPSDVGEIRKIPKLTVETAPNAVRHIFLIQTRDAVMGNKKLRQAIASALDMDEVVASFYNDLGKPNNSPIYSGSSYYGEVQKKGHVYDPAKAKKLVQESGYKGEKIVILANKRPVVPSFPAAVVAQQMLQGVGINAEIEVLDWATQLDRFSKGSYQMQSFSFSARFDPAIAFEQFSGPKDKQPRKVYDSPEGQALIDKLMLISDKAQRQAIVDDLHKRIIDEVPLIFLFNGIDVMAINKRVQGFKPWQSKLRMWEVTLAN; encoded by the coding sequence ATGAACCGCCTTCTCGCCTCCGCCTGCCTCCTGCCGCTGTTGGCCAGCCCGACGCTGGCGCAGTCGATCACGGTCGCGGTCGCCGCGGACATCCGCAGCAACAATCCAGGCGTCAACCGCGACGACAACACCGATGATTTCGCACTTCAGCTCGTCGAGGGCCTGGTCGGCTACAGCGAGGGCGGTGTCGCGACGCCGCTGCTTGCCGAGAAGGTCGAGACGTCGACCGACGGCAAGACCTACACCTTCACGCTGCGGCAGGGGATCAAGTTCCACAACGGCGCGGAGATGACCTCCGCCGACGTCCTGTGGAGCTGGAACCGCTATATGGATCCCAAGACGGACTGGCGCTGCACCTCGGAATTCGACGGCCGCTCTGGCCTCAAGGTCGAGGAGGTGACGGCGCCCGATGCGAAGACGGTGGTCATGAAGATCGCCCAGCCGAATGCGCTCTTCCTCGATTCGCTCGCCCGCACCGACTGCGCGATGACGGCGGTCCTGCACAAGGATTCGGTCAAGGCCGACGGCTCCTGGGACAAGCCGATCGGCACTGGCCCGTTCAAGTTCGGCGAATGGAAGCGCGGCGAGTATTTCACGATGACCGCCTTCGACGGCTACACATCGCCGAAGGAAGGCCCCAAGGACGGCTATGTCGGCGGCAAGCGCCCGCTGCTGAAGGAGGTCAAGTTCCTGATCGTCAAGGACCCGGCGACGGTGAAGGCCGGCCTCACTTCGGGCGCACTCGACATGGCCGAGATCCTGCCGAGCGATGTCGGCGAAATTCGCAAGATTCCCAAGCTCACCGTGGAGACCGCCCCCAACGCCGTGCGCCATATCTTCCTGATCCAGACCCGCGATGCGGTGATGGGTAACAAGAAGCTGCGCCAGGCCATCGCCTCCGCCCTCGACATGGATGAGGTCGTCGCCTCCTTCTACAACGACCTCGGCAAGCCGAATAATTCTCCGATCTATTCCGGCTCGAGCTATTACGGCGAGGTCCAGAAGAAGGGCCATGTCTACGATCCGGCCAAAGCCAAGAAGCTTGTCCAGGAGTCCGGCTACAAGGGCGAGAAGATCGTCATCCTCGCCAACAAGCGCCCGGTCGTGCCGAGCTTTCCGGCCGCGGTCGTCGCCCAGCAGATGCTGCAGGGCGTCGGCATCAACGCCGAGATCGAGGTGTTGGACTGGGCGACCCAGCTCGACCGCTTCAGCAAGGGCAGCTACCAGATGCAGTCCTTCTCGTTCTCGGCGCGCTTCGACCCCGCCATCGCCTTCGAGCAGTTCTCGGGCCCCAAGGACAAGCAGCCGCGCAAGGTTTACGACTCGCCGGAGGGCCAGGCGCTGATCGACAAGCTGATGCTGATCTCCGACAAGGCGCAGCGTCAGGCCATTGTCGACGACCTGCACAAGCGCATCATCGACGAGGTTCCGCTGATCTTCCTATTCAACGGCATCGACGTGATGGCGATCAACAAGCGCGTGCAGGGCTTCAAGCCGTGGCAGTCCAAGCTGCGGATGTGGGAAGTGACGCTGGCGAACTGA
- a CDS encoding ABC transporter permease, which translates to MKLPPLNALIGGALIGTLAVAAGIGALWTPYDPLRLSFRYKLAPPSPMYWLGTDEFGRDVLSRLMAGAATSVWISILTVTLAVVLGTLIGVFSGYVRGWVDRVIMAFNDALLAFPGILLALGLLAVVGANKYGIILALGIAYTPSVARVVRGTVLSLREKEFISASRVMGNSEAFTMARHILPNCIAPLTVLATSMFGYVLLAESALSFLGLGVPPPAPTWGNMLAGARPYLGQAMWLGIFPGLCISLTLLGINLLGDAIRDRLDPRMRGTR; encoded by the coding sequence ATGAAGCTCCCTCCTCTCAATGCCCTGATCGGCGGCGCTCTCATCGGCACGCTCGCGGTCGCGGCGGGGATCGGCGCGCTCTGGACGCCCTATGATCCGTTGCGCCTGTCCTTCCGCTACAAGCTCGCGCCGCCATCTCCGATGTACTGGCTCGGCACCGACGAGTTTGGCCGCGATGTGCTCTCGCGGCTGATGGCGGGCGCGGCGACGAGCGTGTGGATCAGCATCCTCACGGTTACGCTCGCCGTCGTGCTCGGCACGCTGATCGGCGTGTTCTCGGGCTATGTCCGGGGCTGGGTCGATCGCGTCATCATGGCGTTCAACGATGCGCTGCTGGCCTTCCCCGGCATCCTGCTGGCGCTCGGCCTGCTCGCCGTGGTCGGCGCCAACAAATACGGCATCATCCTGGCGCTGGGCATCGCCTATACGCCGTCGGTGGCCCGCGTCGTGCGCGGCACCGTGCTGTCGCTGCGCGAGAAGGAGTTCATCTCGGCCTCGCGCGTCATGGGCAATTCGGAAGCCTTCACCATGGCGCGCCACATCCTGCCGAACTGCATCGCCCCGCTGACGGTTCTGGCGACCTCGATGTTCGGCTATGTGCTGCTGGCCGAGAGCGCGCTCTCCTTCCTGGGGCTGGGCGTGCCGCCGCCGGCGCCGACCTGGGGCAACATGCTGGCGGGCGCGCGACCCTATCTTGGCCAGGCGATGTGGCTCGGCATCTTCCCGGGCCTGTGCATCTCGCTGACCCTGCTCGGCATCAATCTCCTGGGCGACGCCATCCGCGACAGGCTCGATCCGCGCATGCGGGGCACGCGATGA
- a CDS encoding (2Fe-2S)-binding protein — MAKLNVNGKMLDIEAAGDTPLLWVIREQIGLTGTKYGCGVAQCGACTVHIDGVATRSCALPLDAVTAEQKIVTIEGLSPDGTHPVQQAWIKHDVPQCGFCQSGMIMATAALLQANPKATEADIASEITNICRCGTYARVKTAILDVVAGGTLGRG, encoded by the coding sequence GTGGCGAAGCTCAATGTGAACGGCAAGATGCTCGACATCGAGGCGGCGGGCGACACGCCGCTGCTCTGGGTCATCCGCGAACAGATCGGTTTGACTGGTACGAAATATGGCTGCGGTGTCGCGCAATGCGGCGCCTGCACTGTCCATATCGACGGTGTCGCGACGCGGTCCTGTGCGCTCCCGCTCGATGCGGTGACGGCGGAGCAGAAGATCGTCACGATCGAGGGGCTCTCGCCCGACGGCACCCATCCGGTCCAGCAGGCTTGGATCAAGCACGACGTGCCGCAATGCGGCTTCTGCCAGAGCGGCATGATCATGGCGACTGCGGCGCTGCTGCAGGCCAATCCCAAGGCGACCGAAGCCGACATCGCCAGCGAGATCACCAATATCTGCCGTTGCGGCACCTATGCGCGGGTCAAGACGGCGATTCTCGACGTCGTCGCCGGCGGCACGCTCGGTCGCGGTTGA
- a CDS encoding GntR family transcriptional regulator, which produces MSQPSRLQQDLAERILDLARGDGLTAGAHLNESVIARRLDVSRTPVRAAFAWLADRGLVRRNPHRGLELITTPGAPATNASPSDGIELALVRLAHERGAGELEDEFSEQEIMRRYGLGRSEMKRLLARLAELEMVERKPGYGWRFLQEPRDHCVHDERYRFRLLIEPMAFLEPGFSLDEGWIAEMRRRHLGTLAQPWRETSAISFFEMNAAYHEGLAAASGNRFIHSAIRRQNQLRRLSNYDWVFGFERVEVNCREHLQILDSIEAGDLEVAAAQMRRHLQRASRLRRPTGVDSD; this is translated from the coding sequence ATGTCCCAGCCTTCCCGCCTCCAGCAGGATCTCGCCGAGCGCATTCTCGATCTGGCGCGAGGGGATGGTCTGACCGCCGGCGCGCATCTCAACGAAAGCGTGATCGCGCGACGTCTCGACGTCTCGCGGACACCCGTACGCGCCGCCTTCGCTTGGCTCGCGGATCGTGGGTTGGTGCGCCGCAATCCGCATCGCGGGCTCGAATTGATCACCACGCCCGGCGCACCGGCGACTAACGCGAGCCCGTCGGATGGTATCGAGCTTGCGCTGGTGCGGCTGGCCCATGAACGCGGAGCTGGTGAACTGGAGGATGAATTCTCCGAGCAGGAGATCATGCGGCGCTACGGGCTTGGCCGGTCCGAGATGAAGCGGCTGCTGGCTCGTCTTGCCGAACTCGAGATGGTCGAGCGGAAGCCCGGTTATGGCTGGCGCTTCCTTCAGGAGCCCCGCGATCATTGTGTTCATGACGAACGCTATCGCTTCCGCCTGCTGATCGAGCCCATGGCATTTCTGGAACCGGGCTTTTCGCTCGACGAGGGCTGGATCGCAGAGATGCGCCGGCGTCATCTCGGAACACTGGCACAGCCCTGGCGCGAGACCTCGGCGATCAGCTTCTTCGAGATGAATGCGGCCTACCACGAGGGGTTGGCGGCGGCATCGGGCAACCGCTTCATCCATTCGGCGATCCGTCGTCAGAACCAACTTCGGCGGTTGTCGAACTACGACTGGGTGTTCGGCTTCGAGCGCGTCGAGGTGAACTGCCGGGAGCATCTCCAGATCCTCGACTCGATCGAGGCCGGGGATCTGGAGGTCGCGGCGGCGCAAATGCGGCGCCATCTGCAGCGCGCCAGCCGGCTGCGCCGGCCCACTGGGGTGGATTCAGATTAG
- a CDS encoding GntR family transcriptional regulator has protein sequence MQPQPKSKRDISSFAGAKPGDAKRALASEIAQAIRLRMYRPGEWLRQIDLEQKFQATRFDVRSALEELSIRKTIEHVPNRGYRVAEIDLATYRAIRDTRIILEAGAMAGVVAHIGEAEIIRLDELATAFSAAATTGTRTDQSEINSAFHHLIYASCGNPVLDETIWALRDRSRGSSVTIWASHDALLASARDHHAMVDALRRRDTAELAALITRHIDKDMG, from the coding sequence ATGCAGCCGCAACCGAAATCCAAACGTGACATCTCCAGTTTTGCTGGCGCCAAACCCGGCGACGCCAAGCGGGCGCTCGCCAGCGAGATCGCCCAGGCGATCCGGCTGCGCATGTATCGCCCCGGCGAATGGCTCCGGCAGATCGACCTCGAGCAGAAGTTCCAGGCGACGCGCTTCGACGTGCGCAGCGCACTCGAAGAACTCTCCATCCGCAAGACGATCGAGCACGTCCCCAATCGTGGCTACCGCGTTGCGGAGATCGATCTGGCGACCTATCGCGCCATTCGCGACACCCGCATCATCCTGGAGGCCGGCGCCATGGCGGGGGTCGTCGCTCATATCGGGGAGGCAGAGATTATCCGTCTCGACGAACTCGCCACGGCCTTCAGCGCGGCGGCGACCACGGGCACTCGCACGGACCAGAGCGAGATCAACAGCGCCTTCCACCATCTGATCTACGCCTCCTGCGGCAATCCGGTCCTGGACGAGACGATCTGGGCCCTGCGCGACCGCTCCCGCGGCTCCTCCGTCACCATCTGGGCCTCGCATGATGCGCTGCTTGCCAGTGCGCGCGATCATCACGCGATGGTCGATGCGCTGAGGCGGCGTGATACGGCGGAACTCGCTGCCTTGATCACACGGCACATCGACAAGGACATGGGCTGA
- a CDS encoding hydrolase, whose protein sequence is MTDAVATAARGAPAGQDAAAIARALYDLGPTPVIACKADPRFSYCLYVPKTLGKTAQPPELIVAMHGTGRGFTGYRDAFQEFGRWNNCIVLAPLFPIGVLGDDNRDGFKYMREGTIRYDQVLLAMVAEVEARYGVSFPRFGLFGYSGGGHFAHRFLMLQPQRLFACSIGAPGSVTLLDPTRDWWVGTRNMAELFGTAPDIAAMKQVAVQMIVGAADVETWEITHKPGGRNWMPDANHAGSTRPERLASLKASFERAGIIVRFDLVPNMAHDGLRAVPAVEDFFAETLLRHRAASAKAA, encoded by the coding sequence ATGACCGACGCCGTTGCGACAGCTGCGAGAGGTGCCCCTGCCGGCCAGGATGCGGCTGCGATCGCGCGAGCCCTCTACGATCTCGGCCCGACGCCGGTGATCGCCTGCAAGGCTGACCCGCGCTTCAGCTACTGCCTCTATGTCCCCAAGACGCTGGGCAAGACCGCTCAACCGCCCGAACTCATCGTCGCGATGCATGGCACCGGCCGCGGCTTCACCGGCTATCGCGACGCCTTCCAGGAGTTTGGCCGCTGGAACAACTGCATCGTTCTGGCGCCGCTGTTCCCGATCGGGGTGCTCGGCGACGACAATCGCGACGGCTTCAAATACATGCGCGAAGGCACGATCCGTTACGATCAGGTGCTGCTCGCCATGGTCGCCGAGGTCGAGGCGCGCTACGGCGTCAGCTTCCCCCGCTTCGGCCTGTTCGGCTATTCCGGCGGGGGGCATTTCGCCCATCGCTTCCTGATGTTGCAGCCGCAGAGGCTCTTCGCCTGCTCGATCGGCGCACCGGGCTCGGTGACGCTGCTCGACCCGACGCGCGACTGGTGGGTCGGCACGCGCAACATGGCCGAGCTCTTCGGCACGGCGCCCGACATCGCCGCGATGAAGCAGGTGGCCGTGCAGATGATCGTCGGCGCGGCCGATGTCGAGACTTGGGAAATCACCCACAAGCCGGGTGGCCGCAACTGGATGCCTGACGCCAACCATGCCGGCTCGACGCGGCCTGAAAGGCTCGCCAGCCTGAAGGCCTCCTTCGAGCGCGCAGGCATCATCGTTCGCTTCGATCTCGTGCCCAACATGGCCCATGACGGCCTGCGGGCCGTGCCGGCAGTCGAGGACTTCTTTGCAGAGACGCTGCTCAGGCACCGAGCTGCAAGCGCCAAGGCGGCCTGA
- a CDS encoding ABC transporter permease, with the protein MLRFALTRVAMALPTLLIVAVSVFVLIRLIPGDPASLMLGDLATPASIADLRARLGLDQSLFVQFGIWFGNLLKGDLGISINTQEPILPLILSRFWISAQIVLIAVLCASLVAVPAGVIAAWKQDSALDLGLVAVATLLLSIPTFWLGLLLLLFFGLKLGWLPVVGYVSIGDDPWRGALYLVMPILTLFLHEIGVLLRMARASTLEVMRLDYITHARAKGLSEMAVLWRHAFKNAFGPTWTLIGLVLGNLLGGIAVVETVFTIPGLGRLLVDAIFARDYPVIQGCMLFVAFTYVLVNVVIDLCYPIFDPRVAAE; encoded by the coding sequence ATGCTGCGCTTTGCCCTGACCCGGGTCGCCATGGCCCTGCCGACGCTGCTGATCGTGGCGGTGTCAGTGTTCGTGCTGATCCGGCTGATCCCCGGCGATCCGGCCTCGCTCATGCTGGGCGATCTCGCGACGCCGGCCTCGATCGCCGATCTGAGGGCGCGGCTTGGCCTCGACCAGAGCCTGTTCGTCCAGTTCGGCATCTGGTTCGGCAACCTGCTCAAGGGCGATCTCGGCATATCCATCAACACGCAGGAGCCGATCCTGCCGCTGATCCTGTCGCGCTTCTGGATCAGCGCCCAGATCGTGCTGATCGCGGTCCTCTGCGCCAGCCTGGTGGCGGTGCCGGCCGGCGTCATCGCCGCCTGGAAGCAGGATTCAGCGCTTGATCTCGGGCTCGTCGCGGTGGCGACGCTGCTGCTCTCGATCCCGACCTTCTGGCTCGGCCTGCTGCTGCTGCTGTTCTTCGGCCTGAAGCTCGGCTGGCTGCCGGTGGTGGGCTACGTCTCGATCGGCGACGATCCCTGGCGCGGCGCGCTCTATCTCGTCATGCCGATCCTGACGCTGTTCCTGCATGAGATCGGCGTGCTGCTGCGCATGGCCCGGGCCTCGACGCTGGAGGTGATGCGGCTCGACTACATCACCCATGCCCGCGCCAAGGGTCTCTCCGAGATGGCGGTGCTCTGGCGCCATGCCTTCAAGAACGCCTTTGGGCCGACCTGGACGCTGATCGGCCTCGTGCTCGGCAATCTGCTCGGCGGCATCGCGGTGGTCGAGACGGTCTTCACCATCCCCGGGCTGGGCCGGCTGCTCGTCGATGCGATCTTCGCGCGCGACTATCCCGTCATCCAGGGCTGCATGCTCTTCGTCGCCTTCACCTATGTGCTGGTCAACGTCGTCATCGACCTTTGCTATCCGATCTTCGACCCGAGGGTCGCGGCCGAATGA
- a CDS encoding ABC transporter substrate-binding protein codes for MLRRIQTTALSAGLALATLIPAAQAATVLKVQLRADIRSINPGVNRDHNTDGVVLHVVEGLVAYGEDSEPKPLLAEKVAIAEDGKTYSFTLRKGVRFHNGAALSADDVVWSWNRYMDPKTDWRCLSEFDGRGLVKVESVTAADPATVVFKLDKPSALFLGSLARTDCAMTGILHKDSVKADGSFEKPIGTGPFKFGEWKRGELVRLQRFAEYAALPRAIDGLTGAKRPLVDTVDFVVIPDLATAKAALLSGDIDVVPDLANADVAELKGNGNVKLSVKSHMGLVGLIIQTRDPVLSNAKLRRAIAAAIDKAELVSAVTDGLGKPNGSVVPTLSAYHSKAQEEDVAYDPAAARKLLAEAGYKGEKIVMLANKRYPQSFDAAVVAQQMLQAAGINVEIEVLEWATQLDRYSKGNYQIQAFPYSGRLDPALSYESVTGPKDKQPRKLWDDPQAQALLDRSMIVADKAERQTIFDDLHRRFLAEMPMVMLYNGIVAGATGRRVEGYVSSLTSLPRLWEVSRSP; via the coding sequence ATGCTTCGACGTATTCAGACGACCGCCTTATCTGCCGGGTTGGCCCTCGCGACGCTGATTCCGGCCGCGCAGGCCGCAACTGTGCTCAAGGTCCAGCTGCGCGCCGACATCCGCTCGATCAACCCCGGCGTGAACCGCGACCACAACACCGACGGTGTCGTACTGCATGTGGTCGAGGGGCTCGTGGCGTATGGTGAGGATTCCGAGCCGAAGCCGCTCCTAGCGGAGAAGGTCGCGATCGCCGAGGACGGCAAGACCTACAGCTTCACGCTGCGCAAGGGCGTGCGGTTCCACAACGGCGCCGCGCTCAGTGCCGACGACGTCGTCTGGAGCTGGAACCGCTACATGGACCCGAAGACGGACTGGCGCTGCCTGTCCGAATTCGACGGGCGCGGTCTCGTCAAGGTCGAGAGCGTCACGGCTGCAGACCCCGCGACGGTGGTCTTCAAGCTCGACAAACCGAGCGCGCTGTTCCTGGGCTCGCTCGCCCGCACCGACTGCGCGATGACCGGCATCCTGCACAAGGATTCGGTCAAGGCCGACGGCTCCTTCGAGAAGCCGATCGGCACCGGGCCGTTCAAGTTCGGCGAATGGAAACGCGGCGAGCTGGTCCGGCTGCAACGCTTTGCCGAATACGCTGCCCTACCGAGGGCAATCGACGGGCTTACCGGCGCAAAGCGCCCGCTTGTCGACACCGTCGATTTCGTCGTGATACCCGACCTCGCGACTGCGAAAGCCGCCCTGCTCAGCGGCGATATCGATGTCGTGCCCGATCTCGCCAACGCGGACGTGGCGGAGCTGAAGGGGAACGGAAACGTCAAGCTGTCGGTGAAATCGCATATGGGGCTGGTCGGGCTGATCATCCAGACCCGCGACCCCGTGCTGAGCAACGCCAAGCTGCGCCGCGCCATCGCCGCCGCGATCGACAAGGCGGAACTCGTCTCGGCCGTGACCGACGGGCTGGGCAAGCCTAACGGTTCCGTCGTGCCGACGCTCTCGGCCTATCACAGCAAGGCGCAGGAAGAGGATGTCGCTTACGATCCTGCGGCCGCGCGCAAGCTCCTCGCGGAGGCCGGCTACAAGGGCGAGAAGATCGTGATGCTCGCCAACAAGCGTTATCCGCAGAGCTTCGACGCCGCCGTCGTAGCGCAGCAGATGCTGCAGGCGGCCGGGATCAATGTCGAGATCGAGGTGCTGGAATGGGCGACGCAGCTCGACCGCTACAGCAAGGGAAATTATCAGATCCAGGCCTTTCCGTATTCGGGGCGCCTCGATCCGGCCCTCTCGTACGAATCCGTGACGGGGCCGAAGGACAAGCAGCCGCGCAAGCTCTGGGACGATCCGCAAGCGCAGGCGCTGCTCGACCGATCAATGATCGTCGCCGACAAGGCCGAACGCCAGACGATCTTCGACGATCTGCATCGTCGCTTTCTGGCCGAGATGCCGATGGTGATGCTCTACAACGGCATCGTCGCAGGCGCGACGGGCAGGCGCGTCGAGGGCTATGTCTCCTCACTGACCTCGCTGCCACGCCTCTGGGAGGTTTCGCGGTCCCCCTGA
- a CDS encoding C45 family autoproteolytic acyltransferase/hydolase, translating to MMIQPCPFVVVSGSPRERGRQHGAAVPARVKRSIELYGGQLGELGYGAAAKTALISEFAREIEAFGAHYIEEMAGIAEGASVPLEDIIMINARTEVIAKARLIRNKPVEATEELDDGCTGAIILPERSANGALIHGQNWDWKAECAETAIVLRVRRDDGPDFLTFVEAGGLARCGMNAAGICITANYLESERDFTQAGVPLALIRRKVLEQEHFAFAIKAVATTPKACSNNMMLSTVAGFGIDFECAPDEAFPLYPTEGLIVHANHWVGQVALTKLRDTGTPRVPESFYRDWRVRKLLDEAGGKLTADDLKHALFDDFLTPHSVCRPPRPNDTGNLSATVAMVIMEPAEGIMEVCPLPALNRSFTRYSLTADPQMLAKAAE from the coding sequence ATGATGATTCAGCCCTGCCCCTTCGTGGTTGTCTCCGGATCACCCCGTGAACGCGGGCGCCAGCATGGCGCGGCGGTACCAGCCCGCGTCAAGCGTTCGATCGAACTCTATGGCGGGCAACTTGGCGAACTTGGCTATGGGGCCGCAGCCAAGACGGCCCTGATTAGCGAATTCGCCCGCGAGATCGAGGCGTTCGGCGCGCATTACATCGAGGAGATGGCCGGCATCGCCGAGGGTGCCAGTGTGCCGCTCGAAGACATCATTATGATCAACGCCCGCACCGAGGTCATCGCCAAGGCGCGGCTGATTAGGAACAAGCCGGTCGAGGCGACCGAAGAGCTCGATGACGGCTGCACCGGCGCGATCATCCTGCCCGAGCGCAGCGCCAATGGCGCCCTGATCCATGGCCAGAACTGGGACTGGAAGGCCGAATGCGCCGAGACCGCGATCGTGCTGCGGGTGCGGCGCGATGACGGGCCGGATTTTCTGACCTTCGTCGAGGCCGGGGGCCTGGCCCGTTGCGGCATGAACGCCGCTGGCATCTGCATCACCGCAAACTATCTCGAATCCGAGCGCGACTTCACGCAAGCCGGCGTGCCGCTGGCGCTGATCCGCCGCAAGGTGCTGGAGCAGGAGCACTTCGCCTTCGCCATAAAGGCCGTCGCGACGACCCCGAAGGCCTGCTCCAACAACATGATGCTCTCGACCGTCGCCGGGTTCGGGATCGATTTCGAATGCGCGCCGGACGAGGCTTTCCCGCTCTATCCGACCGAGGGGCTGATCGTTCACGCCAATCACTGGGTCGGGCAGGTCGCGCTGACCAAGCTGCGCGACACCGGCACGCCGCGCGTGCCCGAAAGCTTCTACCGCGACTGGCGCGTGCGAAAGCTGCTCGACGAGGCCGGCGGGAAACTCACGGCCGACGACCTCAAGCACGCTCTGTTCGACGATTTCCTCACCCCGCATTCGGTGTGCCGTCCGCCGCGTCCCAACGACACCGGCAACCTCTCGGCGACGGTCGCCATGGTGATCATGGAGCCGGCGGAGGGGATCATGGAGGTCTGTCCTCTGCCCGCGTTGAACCGCAGTTTTACCCGATACAGCCTGACCGCCGATCCGCAGATGCTGGCGAAGGCCGCCGAATAG